In a genomic window of Glycine max cultivar Williams 82 chromosome 13, Glycine_max_v4.0, whole genome shotgun sequence:
- the LOC100306012 gene encoding uncharacterized protein LOC100306012 — MASSKSKVRRACSFTNLLLSCLNFSIFILSASSFAPTILLKMPPTSFGMALLMVSGISLLSSFVGFYSQLTHFCFLTHISLLLASLIGQVLTILALFTKEKASMSLLKSPRDPKEAKVLVRLECGALMAMCMLQCVVLMLSCAVHSCWVKDYEELEAEKAASARKRSRRIAEVQEESMANATKMAEIKAKELDEKMKSKYGQWVKTDFEP; from the coding sequence ATGGCTTCTTCTAAATCAAAGGTCAGAAGGGCATGTTCCTTCACCAACCTCCTCCTTAGCTGtttgaatttctcaatcttCATACTTTCTGCTTCCTCATTTGCACCAACTATTCTCCTAAAGATGCCCCCAACATCATTTGGCATGGCTCTCCTAATGGTCTCTGGCATCTCACTCCTCTCATCTTTTGTGGGCTTCTACTCCCAACTCACACACTTCTGTTTCCTCACCCACATTTCTCTTCTACTAGCCTCATTAATAGGACAAGTGCTGACCATATTAGCCTTGttcacaaaagagaaagctagcATGTCCCTTCTGAAGTCACCAAGGGACCCCAAAGAAGCCAAAGTTTTGGTGAGGCTGGAGTGTGGGGCATTGATGGCAATGTGCATGCTGCAGTGTGTGGTGCTGATGCTGAGTTGTGCAGTGCATAGTTGCTGGGTGAAGGATTATGAGGAACTGGAAGCAGAGAAAGCGGCCTCCGCGAGGAAGAGGAGTAGAAGAATTGCGGAGGTGCAAGAGGAGTCCATGGCTAATGCAACCAAGATGGCAGAAATCAAAGCTAAGGAGTTGGATGAGAAAATGAAAAGCAAGTATGGGCAGTGGGTGAAGACTGATTTTGAACCCTGA
- the LOC100784591 gene encoding uncharacterized protein, protein MRSISSTIHAPQFQSSFFRISSLAMTIDTDFLTKKKKQVSVQLPSLTSPVSTVRFCDLNFGRLQPSDDELDPHNRFEFGNFVARQALLHEEYWTAAWLRAEEWASRTHKLYVVNHKRNFADQEFDAIKKRCKEQQDGQSSTCIITVRKQDKNVKRSIISSVVGTLDLNIRYLRLGETFPGEPVDAPRFCKIERTPSSRYGYIANLCVAKSVRRKGIASNMLYFAVESAKSSGVAHVYVHVDRNNKPAQILYQNLGFEVVNMASPLLLKSQTYLLCLQM, encoded by the exons ATGCGTTCCATTTCTTCCACAATTCACGCACCACAATTCCAGAGTTCGTTCTTCCGCATTTCTTCTCTGGCCAT GACCATCGATACTGATTTCTTgaccaagaagaagaagcaagtttCGGTGCAACTTCCGAGTTTGACATCACCTGTCTCCACTGTGAGGTTCTGCGATCTCAATTTTGGCCGCTTGCAACCTTCGGATGACGAATTGGATCCTCACAATAGATTTGAGTTTGGCAATTTCGTTGCACGACAAGCCCTGCTTCACGAAGAGTATTGG ACAGCAGCGTGGCTAAGGGCAGAAGAGTGGGCAAGTCGAACACATAAACT ATATGTTGTTAATCACAAGAGGAATTTTGCTGATCAG GAATTTGATGCGATAAAAAAGCGGTGCAAGGAGCAACAAGACGGTCAGAGTAGCACATGCATCATCACG GTGAGGAAGCAGGACAAGAATGTAAAACGTTCAATAATAAGCAGTGTTGTAGGAACCCTTGATTTGAATATCCGATATTTGCGGCTAGGGGAGACCTTTCCTGGG GAACCGGTGGATGCTCCTCGTTTTTGTAAAATCGAACGAACACCATCAAGCAGATATGGTTATATTGCAAACTTGTGTGTTGCCAAATCAGTTCGTCGCAAGGGTATTGCCAGCAACATGTTGTATTTTGCTGTGGAGTCTGCAAAATCTAGTG GTGTGGCACATGTGTATGTGCATGTGGACAGAAACAATAAACCTGCCCAAATATTGTACCAAAACTTGGGGTTTGAG GTAGTTAACATGGCAAGCCCCCTGTTGTTGAAAAGTCAAACATACTTGCTTTGCTTACAGATGTAG
- the LOC100798363 gene encoding uncharacterized protein: protein MESVPNPNGEEPTSWDELYNINLMPSELFLKFRKELQGIRVGLNMEFYNAPVNEYQAKLVLKPLTPEWKWKIIYEPLHQDVRVLSKKIPITKFLNLQVGVGHNFQMHATGWKWKLTTCLGGDGISRIRNKTSVGLFPGFDLRFGWRADYVLPEITGALGTDEPMFNMHSGRLQASLDRVEAILTHTDAP from the exons ATGGAATCGGTGCCAAACCCAAACGGGGAGGAACCCACTTCGTGGGATGAGCTATACAACATCAATTTAATGCCTTCAGAGTTATTTCTCAAGTTCCGAAAAGAACTTCAGGGCATTCGAGTTGGTCTCAACATGGAG TTCTATAATGCCCCAGTCAATGAATATCAAGCAAAGCTTGTATTGAAGCCTTTAACACCTGAATGGAAGTGGAAGATAATCTATGAGCCCCTTCATCAAGATGTTCGTGTTCTTTCAAAAAAGATCCCCATCACTAAATTTCTTAATCTTCAG GTTGGTGTAGGACACAATTTTCAAATGCATGCTACTGGTTGGAAATGGAAGCTCACCACTTGTTTGGGTGGAGATGGTATATCCCGGATCCGAAATAAGACTTCCGTTGGCTTGTTTCCCGGTTTTGATTTACGGTTTGGATGGAGGGCAGACTATGTTCTTCCTGAAATTACTGG GGCATTGGGTACTGATGAGCCAATGTTCAACATGCACTCAGGACGGCTACAAGCATCATTAGATAGAGTTGAGGCCATCTTAACCCACACTGATGCTCCTTGA
- the LOC100797833 gene encoding uncharacterized protein isoform X1 translates to MKKKVCDAWVPKRNQKGGEKGFFFVPSLQELCLEMLADNADAMVSLEGVPDELIRKLCNLLCDSRKMNTRFLELLLSGSPTEIRLKDCSWLTEEQFAKYFQTCDTTRLEVLQLDQCGRCIPDYALLGTLRQSPRWLPKLITLSLSGACRLSDKGLHVLASSAPALRSINLSQCSLLSSASINILADSLGSLLKELYLDDCLMIDAAQIVPGLKKLKHLEVLSLAGIQTVSDEFIKDYIIECGHNMKELILKDCRKLTDASIKGVAEHCPGLCALDLMNLDKLTDLSLGYLTNSCRALHTLKLCHNPFSDEAIAAFLEITGVSLKELSLNNIKKVGHHTTLSLARHAKNLHILDLSWCRNLTDNELGFIVDSCFSLRLLKIFGCSLVTDVFLNGHSNPEIQILGLKMSPLLQNVKVPEPCQGPLRYSPVSVDLV, encoded by the exons ATGAAGAAGAAAGTGTGTGACGCCTGGGTTCCCAAGAGGAATCAAAAAGGGGGGGAGAAGGGCTTTTTTTTTGTGCCCTCTCTTCAAGAACTCTGCCTTGAAATGCTTGCGGATAATGCTGATGCAATGGTTTCGCTTGAGGGTGTACCGGATGAGCTGATACGCAAGCTTTGCAACCTGCTCTGTGACTCAAGAAAGATGAACACCCGATTTCTTGAGCTTCTTCTCAGTGGCTCTCCCACGGAGATTCGGTTAAAAGACTGTTCTTGGTTGACGGAGGAGCAGTTtgccaaatattttcaaacgtGTGACACTACAAGATTGGAG GTGCTGCAGCTTGACCAGTGTGGAAGGTGTATACCTGATTATGCATTACTTGGTACTTTGAGACAGTCACCAAGGTGGTTGCCAAAGTTAATTACACTGTCCCTCAGTGGTGCGTGCCGTCTGTCAGATAAGGGGTTGCATGTGCTAGCTTCTTCTGCCCCAGCACTGAGATCCATTAATCTAAGCCAGTGCTCCCTTCTCTCATCTGCCAGTATTAATATTTTGGCTGATTCATTGGGATCCCTTCTGAAAGAGTTATATCTTGATGATTGTCTTATGATTGATGCTGCACAAATTGTGCCAGGACTGAAGAAACTTAAACATTTAGAGGTGTTGTCATTGGCTGGCATTCAAACTGTCTCTGATGAATTTATCAAGGACTACATCATTGAATGTGGTCACAACATGAAGGAGCTTATTTTAAAAGACTGTCG AAAATTGACTGATGCATCGATTAAAGGCGTTGCTGAACACTGTCCTGGATTGTGTGCACTTGATCTTATGAACTTGGACAAATTGACAGATTTATCCTTAGGATATCTTACAAATAGTTGTCGAGCACTTCATACATTGAAGCTCTGCCACAATCCATTCAg TGATGAAGCAATTGCTGCCTTCTTGGAGATTACTGGAGTGTCCTTGAAAGAACTTTCacttaataatattaagaag GTTGGCCACCACACAACCTTATCACTTGCTAGGCATGCAAAAAATTTGCATATTCTAGATCTATCTTGGTGCCGGAATTTGACAGACAATGAGTTGGGTTTCATTGTAGATAGCTGCTTCTCACTGAGGTTGCTTAAAATTTTTGGATGCTCACTG GTGACAGATGTTTTTCTGAATGGGCACTCAAACCCAGAGATTCAGATCCTTGGATTGAAGATGTCTCCTTTATTGCAAAATGTCAAAGTGCCCGAACCCTGTCAAGGTCCTCTGCGTTATTCACCAGTTTCAGTAGATTTGGTATAA
- the LOC100797833 gene encoding uncharacterized protein LOC100797833 isoform 1 (isoform 1 is encoded by transcript variant 1), whose amino-acid sequence MKKKVCDAWVPKRNQKGGEKGFFFVPSLQELCLEMLADNADAMVSLEGVPDELIRKLCNLLCDSRKMNTRFLELLLSGSPTEIRLKDCSWLTEEQFAKYFQTCDTTRLEVLQLDQCGRCIPDYALLGTLRQSPRWLPKLITLSLSGACRLSDKGLHVLASSAPALRSINLSQCSLLSSASINILADSLGSLLKELYLDDCLMIDAAQIVPGLKKLKHLEVLSLAGIQTVSDEFIKDYIIECGHNMKELILKDCRKLTDASIKGVAEHCPGLCALDLMNLDKLTDLSLGYLTNSCRALHTLKLCHNPFSDEAIAAFLEITGVSLKELSLNNIKKLLGRDKKLRTLLSRGSSLCEGMGEGYCTQPYPCICKETVSGFEPMTNKSPRHNFGRDDKQNLIYNISFSDWVTHLV is encoded by the exons ATGAAGAAGAAAGTGTGTGACGCCTGGGTTCCCAAGAGGAATCAAAAAGGGGGGGAGAAGGGCTTTTTTTTTGTGCCCTCTCTTCAAGAACTCTGCCTTGAAATGCTTGCGGATAATGCTGATGCAATGGTTTCGCTTGAGGGTGTACCGGATGAGCTGATACGCAAGCTTTGCAACCTGCTCTGTGACTCAAGAAAGATGAACACCCGATTTCTTGAGCTTCTTCTCAGTGGCTCTCCCACGGAGATTCGGTTAAAAGACTGTTCTTGGTTGACGGAGGAGCAGTTtgccaaatattttcaaacgtGTGACACTACAAGATTGGAG GTGCTGCAGCTTGACCAGTGTGGAAGGTGTATACCTGATTATGCATTACTTGGTACTTTGAGACAGTCACCAAGGTGGTTGCCAAAGTTAATTACACTGTCCCTCAGTGGTGCGTGCCGTCTGTCAGATAAGGGGTTGCATGTGCTAGCTTCTTCTGCCCCAGCACTGAGATCCATTAATCTAAGCCAGTGCTCCCTTCTCTCATCTGCCAGTATTAATATTTTGGCTGATTCATTGGGATCCCTTCTGAAAGAGTTATATCTTGATGATTGTCTTATGATTGATGCTGCACAAATTGTGCCAGGACTGAAGAAACTTAAACATTTAGAGGTGTTGTCATTGGCTGGCATTCAAACTGTCTCTGATGAATTTATCAAGGACTACATCATTGAATGTGGTCACAACATGAAGGAGCTTATTTTAAAAGACTGTCG AAAATTGACTGATGCATCGATTAAAGGCGTTGCTGAACACTGTCCTGGATTGTGTGCACTTGATCTTATGAACTTGGACAAATTGACAGATTTATCCTTAGGATATCTTACAAATAGTTGTCGAGCACTTCATACATTGAAGCTCTGCCACAATCCATTCAg TGATGAAGCAATTGCTGCCTTCTTGGAGATTACTGGAGTGTCCTTGAAAGAACTTTCacttaataatattaagaag CTTCTTGGCCGTgataaaaaacttcgtaccctattgtccagaggctcttcgctatgcgaaggtatgggggagggatattgtacgcagccttacccttgcatatgcaaagagactgtttccggattcgaacccatgaccaacaagtcaccaaggcacaactttggCCGTGATGACaaacaaaatcttatttataatatttcattttctgaCTGGGTGACACATTTGGTTTAA
- the LOC100797833 gene encoding uncharacterized protein isoform X2 produces the protein MKKKVCDAWVPKRNQKGGEKGFFFVPSLQELCLEMLADNADAMVSLEGVPDELIRKLCNLLCDSRKMNTRFLELLLSGSPTEIRLKDCSWLTEEQFAKYFQTCDTTRLEVLQLDQCGRCIPDYALLGTLRQSPRWLPKLITLSLSGACRLSDKGLHVLASSAPALRSINLSQCSLLSSASINILADSLGSLLKELYLDDCLMIDAAQIVPGLKKLKHLEVLSLAGIQTVSDEFIKDYIIECGHNMKELILKDCRKLTDASIKGVAEHCPGLCALDLMNLDKLTDLSLGYLTNSCRALHTLKLCHNPFSDEAIAAFLEITGVSLKELSLNNIKKVTDVFLNGHSNPEIQILGLKMSPLLQNVKVPEPCQGPLRYSPVSVDLV, from the exons ATGAAGAAGAAAGTGTGTGACGCCTGGGTTCCCAAGAGGAATCAAAAAGGGGGGGAGAAGGGCTTTTTTTTTGTGCCCTCTCTTCAAGAACTCTGCCTTGAAATGCTTGCGGATAATGCTGATGCAATGGTTTCGCTTGAGGGTGTACCGGATGAGCTGATACGCAAGCTTTGCAACCTGCTCTGTGACTCAAGAAAGATGAACACCCGATTTCTTGAGCTTCTTCTCAGTGGCTCTCCCACGGAGATTCGGTTAAAAGACTGTTCTTGGTTGACGGAGGAGCAGTTtgccaaatattttcaaacgtGTGACACTACAAGATTGGAG GTGCTGCAGCTTGACCAGTGTGGAAGGTGTATACCTGATTATGCATTACTTGGTACTTTGAGACAGTCACCAAGGTGGTTGCCAAAGTTAATTACACTGTCCCTCAGTGGTGCGTGCCGTCTGTCAGATAAGGGGTTGCATGTGCTAGCTTCTTCTGCCCCAGCACTGAGATCCATTAATCTAAGCCAGTGCTCCCTTCTCTCATCTGCCAGTATTAATATTTTGGCTGATTCATTGGGATCCCTTCTGAAAGAGTTATATCTTGATGATTGTCTTATGATTGATGCTGCACAAATTGTGCCAGGACTGAAGAAACTTAAACATTTAGAGGTGTTGTCATTGGCTGGCATTCAAACTGTCTCTGATGAATTTATCAAGGACTACATCATTGAATGTGGTCACAACATGAAGGAGCTTATTTTAAAAGACTGTCG AAAATTGACTGATGCATCGATTAAAGGCGTTGCTGAACACTGTCCTGGATTGTGTGCACTTGATCTTATGAACTTGGACAAATTGACAGATTTATCCTTAGGATATCTTACAAATAGTTGTCGAGCACTTCATACATTGAAGCTCTGCCACAATCCATTCAg TGATGAAGCAATTGCTGCCTTCTTGGAGATTACTGGAGTGTCCTTGAAAGAACTTTCacttaataatattaagaag GTGACAGATGTTTTTCTGAATGGGCACTCAAACCCAGAGATTCAGATCCTTGGATTGAAGATGTCTCCTTTATTGCAAAATGTCAAAGTGCCCGAACCCTGTCAAGGTCCTCTGCGTTATTCACCAGTTTCAGTAGATTTGGTATAA
- the LOC100797833 gene encoding uncharacterized protein LOC100797833 isoform 2 (isoform 2 is encoded by transcript variant 2), whose translation MKKKVCDAWVPKRNQKGGEKGFFFVPSLQELCLEMLADNADAMVSLEGVPDELIRKLCNLLCDSRKMNTRFLELLLSGSPTEIRLKDCSWLTEEQFAKYFQTCDTTRLEVLQLDQCGRCIPDYALLGTLRQSPRWLPKLITLSLSGACRLSDKGLHVLASSAPALRSINLSQCSLLSSASINILADSLGSLLKELYLDDCLMIDAAQIVPGLKKLKHLEVLSLAGIQTVSDEFIKDYIIECGHNMKELILKDCRKLTDASIKGVAEHCPGLCALDLMNLDKLTDLSLGYLTNSCRALHTLKLCHNPFSDEAIAAFLEITGVSLKELSLNNIKKIAASH comes from the exons ATGAAGAAGAAAGTGTGTGACGCCTGGGTTCCCAAGAGGAATCAAAAAGGGGGGGAGAAGGGCTTTTTTTTTGTGCCCTCTCTTCAAGAACTCTGCCTTGAAATGCTTGCGGATAATGCTGATGCAATGGTTTCGCTTGAGGGTGTACCGGATGAGCTGATACGCAAGCTTTGCAACCTGCTCTGTGACTCAAGAAAGATGAACACCCGATTTCTTGAGCTTCTTCTCAGTGGCTCTCCCACGGAGATTCGGTTAAAAGACTGTTCTTGGTTGACGGAGGAGCAGTTtgccaaatattttcaaacgtGTGACACTACAAGATTGGAG GTGCTGCAGCTTGACCAGTGTGGAAGGTGTATACCTGATTATGCATTACTTGGTACTTTGAGACAGTCACCAAGGTGGTTGCCAAAGTTAATTACACTGTCCCTCAGTGGTGCGTGCCGTCTGTCAGATAAGGGGTTGCATGTGCTAGCTTCTTCTGCCCCAGCACTGAGATCCATTAATCTAAGCCAGTGCTCCCTTCTCTCATCTGCCAGTATTAATATTTTGGCTGATTCATTGGGATCCCTTCTGAAAGAGTTATATCTTGATGATTGTCTTATGATTGATGCTGCACAAATTGTGCCAGGACTGAAGAAACTTAAACATTTAGAGGTGTTGTCATTGGCTGGCATTCAAACTGTCTCTGATGAATTTATCAAGGACTACATCATTGAATGTGGTCACAACATGAAGGAGCTTATTTTAAAAGACTGTCG AAAATTGACTGATGCATCGATTAAAGGCGTTGCTGAACACTGTCCTGGATTGTGTGCACTTGATCTTATGAACTTGGACAAATTGACAGATTTATCCTTAGGATATCTTACAAATAGTTGTCGAGCACTTCATACATTGAAGCTCTGCCACAATCCATTCAg TGATGAAGCAATTGCTGCCTTCTTGGAGATTACTGGAGTGTCCTTGAAAGAACTTTCacttaataatattaagaag ATAGCTGCTTCTCACTGA